TTCTAATTGCTTAGATGATGGTTTGGTTTGTGTCTGTCGATTGTTTGGTGTTCTACTTCCAATTGTTGCTGCATGTTGAATTTGGAGGTCTGTAGTGTTCggaattgtttttatattagtgCTATTCGGGAGCTCCATTCTAGTTGTGGACGGTGAATTTAGTTGCTTGAGCATATAACAGGGACTACTAATGTTCACTGGCTGTAGTCCAGAATGCTGCTGTAACCGCTGACTATGTGGCGTCCAATATATTTGACTCGCCTGTTGACTTGATTGATCAAGTATCAATGGAGTACTTCGCCCATTATACAACCTATGATGTAATTGCTGATTCAAAAGAGGTTCCCTAACACTTATGTAACCATAAGCGCCCGGAACAGCTTGCAAATTGTACGGCCGGACGTAATGTGGTTGGGCGTAAATATCATTCTGTCCGGGATAATAGCTGAATACTTGTTTCGCAGGTACGATTTTATCGCCCTCAACAAGTACATATTGTGGAGTAGGCAAATTTGAATGCTCTACATATATTGCAGGAGTTTCTAGATCTCGTCggatgaaattaattttttgaggaCTATCGTAAATTTCCGAATTGTTTGATAGTAAGCTACTCCTTTTTACCACATGTGCATAGATTGGTGATACTGTATTCGGATTTATTTCGTTTATCATTTGCGCCGTTTTTATTGGTATGAATTGTTGAGGCAAGCTCTGCATACGTTGAGGAACTTGAGGAGCTGCATACATTCGGGAAGCAGGTCTCTGGTTCGTTTCGACGGATGCATATGATACTGGAGACAAATCAGATGGACCAGTTTGTTTATTATGAATTGCTCTAGTTTGTGATTGTTGAATAATTGAGGTTTTATTTAgggattttttacaaaaatctttCACTTTTTGCAATATCTCATCTCTGGTTAGTATACCACCGATACGACGCTGTTCTGGATTACTCACCGGTTCGGATATTTTGTTATCTTTTCGTCGTAGGACAACTGGTGTACCCATGTCAATTCCGTGGCCTTTTCTGTTAATGTTACCGTTTCTAGAATTATAAGTCATATTGTCCAAGACGCTTTGACTGCGAGGGGTAGATTCGAAAACACTTTCTTTAATGTTACTAATGGACTGCATAGTTTCAGGAAATGATGATGGAATTAATGCTCTACCATCAATAATCTTAGCTTGACGATTTTTAGTCAAGCCTGAGAATGTGTTCCTTTGTGGAGATCCCCGAGTAAAGTTGGGTTCTAATGTTATGGGCGGTTTGGATAAACTATTAGGTTGCGTTACCGATATTTTTTGTGGCTGGAGAcgttcatatatattttcagcaTCTTGCTGTATTTTTTGTTCTTGTAACATTTTCAGGTATAGCTCATTGTCCATACGATCTTTAATTGCTTTTAACCGCGCCCACTCTTGTTGGTCGACGTAAACTTTATTTGCCAGGCTTACACTATGTTCTAAACTGTGGTGTTCGGCATCATTATTTACATTTCGGATTGGAGTTGAAGTGGATTTGGGTCCATTCATGGTAGAAAATTGTTCTCCAATGTTTTCTTTAGAAGTGAAAGGTGTAGAAACCTTAGAAGCTTCATTAtcactttttgatttgttttgaaGCTCTCGTAGAAGTCTCTTTTTCAATATCTCATTACGATCCATTGAACTAGAACGACTAAACATTTGCTTGCGATTCAAAGTTTGATTAGATCGTTTGGGTATGAGACTTTGTCGCTCAACGCTTCGTTTTAGTGTACCATTTGACGCATTTTCAAGTCCTTCCGTCGTTAGATTCGTTGTGTTATTTATGGCGTAAAGTCGATGCGCCCTTGGTTTTAATATCGTGTTATTTTGAGAGGGTTTATTTTGTTGAGAGATCACCAATCTCTCTCTGGAATGTGGGCGTCTTGATGGTTTTATGAACGGGGTGTCCACATCTTCTTCCGCTGTTGAGTTGTGGAGCAGCTCGTCATTTGGTAAAGCACTAGATAGGGCATCAGATAAGTTTTCACCACTTGCAAAGCTTTTGCGGGAATGTTGCTGTTGGTGTTTCAGGAACTCCGTTTCGGCAGgacttaataaattattatttgcatGGGGACGTCCGTGAAAACTTTGTCTTTCTAAAACCACTCGCTTAAGCGAAGATTGCGGGTTATCtatattttctttgaaatgCATTTTATAATTGTTCAGTGATTTCGGCGTAGGAACGATATCTTTGGGAGTTGTTTTACGTCTAGTAGCAAAAATACTATTTGAAAGAAGACGTTGAAATACTGAGGGCTTTTTAGAATTACGCACAGAGTCCGTGGTATCTACTGAGATCTGTACGCTCTCGGGGCTTTTAAAAGAGATACGAGTATCAGATCTAAATATCTGCCTGCCAGTTGTATACACAGATTGTGCGCCATTCGGAATTTTTTTGGGTATCAAAGTAAGGCCTTTTTTTTCAAGATAATCATGAAACTCTTTAGATTTTATTGTGTTGGTAAATGTGCCTTCAGCCGCCTCTTCAAATATTTCTTTGTCATTCATATTCTCAACGTTGACGTTTTTGGGTTGTTCGGACGCTGTGTTTATTTTCTTCACGTGAACTGAGTTTGGGGTCACCTCATCACTCGATTCGCTTTTTGTTAAGGGACCATCTATTTCATCTAGATCGTCTTCTGAActtatttgaagttttttcaCCCTATCGTCGAACTTTTTGGCATTCTTGGACACTTCGGctggattaaaaaaatttccatccAAATCGGTACCAACTTTGATCTTGATGTCAGATAGATCAGGATAATTTGGTTTTGAACATTTCTTAAAGGGAATCTTCGAGTGTGAAAACGATGTTTCTATTGAAGGTCTACTTTTTAAATCCTTAATacgatctttattttgatttgttaAGCGAAGTTTTTTTGAAGGTTTTTTGTCACTAACATCACGGGTTTCTTCACATTTAAGTCGTGCAAGTATAGAAGGGTCGTAAACAAAATATGGATCGGGATTTTTCACATATGTTTTAACATATTTAGATTGTTTGAGAACTTCTTCAGTAGTAACGAAATCGTCAGGTGATGGTAAGGATGCAATAATACCCGAACTTGACTTTCGGTTATTTGTTTCGTTTTTAAGTCGTTCTTTTTCCTTTTCCTTTTCACGTTCTCTTTCTCGTAGTTGTTGCGTAACAGTTTTCCGGACACTCAACGTCGATCGTTTAGCTGGAACAGGGGGCggtattttcttctttttagcCGAGTTTCCCCAAGTGGAATAATGTTGTTTAAAAGGATTTTTTTGATCCACAATTGGTTCACCTTCTATGAATTTGCGGACCTTTTCGTCTTGGGGATCAAAAGACACCGATTTCTTTAGCTTAGTGCTCGACTTAACAGAAACCGATATTGATGAAATCGACTCATCTTGTGAGATATCACAGTTATCATATAAAGACGCGCATTCGTCATCATCgtttttgtatgtgttttttgGTTCGGAATTGTCGGTTAAGTTAACAATATTATGTCTGTGAATAACATCTTCAGCTATGTTGTTTTCATAATTAGAACTTTTGCTGTCGGTACTACTCAAGTTGTGATTGGAGCTAGTGTTAAtattttctctaaaattttCTATTACGGTGCAAAGTGATTCGGTACTGGCATTATTTCTGGCATTATTTCTAGCAATTTCTGACATTTTTCCAGAGGGAGTCTCCAAAATCAATTAGATTTCCAAAGGTTAAGGAGTTAATTTTAGTGGATATTGGAATACGGTTTTCGTCTTTTGAGTTAAAACGCGGCATTGGATTTTCTTAACTATGTCAACATTTGAAGCCAGGTTATGTAACAATTAATCTGTAGGTGACAAAACacactaaaattattttttgattttttaaaatttatattaaaactaaattcaAAGATTATTTACCTTTTTATTTGGCTCCGTTTCGGTTGCCGCTGCTGAAATTCCGTTTCCGTCGCTAGCACGACACTACAATTCTGAACTGATCGTTAATATTGACTAGAAAGAAAAtagaattgtaaatattattctgattatttatgtggttatagCAGTTTGGCCGGTTTCTTTAATAAAGGGCATACTGTAGCATTCAGCGAATATACGATCTGTTACGACCCTCCATAAATGATAAACCTCCATAGTTGCTGTTTCACAAAGTGTGCATTCGAGTTTAGATGCCTTGTGGATGCCCAAGGCATAAAAGAAATGCATTAGAGTGCTCGAATGAATTTGAGGTTTTTGTGGTCTGCTATACTTCAGTCAAACATAACCGCGTAAAGACGGCCAAATTAAAAACATGTAACCCGTATTTACGATCACCGAAAGTGGGAAAGCCGTAACACAACCCAAAGAAGTTTAACATCGCTTGAAAAACAGCAGACCAATGAGTGAAAGGTttttaggtatatatgtacatatgttttaaaGTTTGTTGtagttaaatatgtatgtatggatgtaagCCAAATGAAAGCATaacacaaattattaaatttgtatattcggGCGTATCTAACACATACTATAGACAAGGTAGTTTCAATAGTAAATGCATAGTGTAATTCATGATTCTATCTTGGTACTATTTTTCAGTAAATAGGAATATGTTCGCAGGTATTAAATGCTTTTCAGATAACTAGAAATGATGTACATGAAAAGTCACCGTTATGGATATGTCTCGTAGCTCAAAGCTACGAACCATTCGGCCAAAAATCGTCTCTTACTATCGCTCCATCACTCGTCTGCTATTAAATTTCGATGtctgttaaaaaatacaaaaattaacgaACCTGTAGCTTGTTAGTTTACGTCTATTTTAGATGCTTGGTCGAACTTAATCTGTGGTGTGCGCATTAAGGTTGTCCGACAAATAATACTGCTGCGTAAGAAACGGTTTAAGCTCTGTATGTCTTATATTAAGAGGAACTACTGCGTGAACTACATATGCATATTGTGTAAGCGatgaattcaaaaataatataaaagaaattgctATTGGGTTGGAGCCCCCATTTTAATGTAAACATTTAAGGGAAAATGCCAAATTCGGTGGACGGTATATTTTAGTTATTCGCCAGTGGTGGCAACTTAATTGTCTGGGTGAGTATGCTTCACCAGGGAAACCTTGTCTGAATCTATGGAAATAcgcaatttaaagaaataagcGGAAATAATAATCAGATATTTTCACTGTCCAGACCGTTCGACATTTTATGTGTCTGTTTGTCTAATTTCAAACGAATGTTAAGAATTTGACTACTTCATCATAAGCATTTCTATTATTGAGATCGTTGTCTTCCAGCTCGCCACTTTTAGTCTTTACTACGCCATATTTTCACAATTGGTTCATTTTACTCAAACTGTTAAAATTAGAAATGGAGATATTTATTGAGGGTATTGAATAGTTATTTTTTACACGTGATTATTACGAGAAGTAACTATTTTTCGAGATTTAGCTGTGCAATGAAACTAAAGCTTGctgaaaaatactaaaatagtgTTCATTTACGACGAGTTTACCTGTCGCAAAAACTACCTAATGGCATGTGTTCGAAGTCATTGCATTCTCGGAGACTGGCTAAATGTACCATTTCAACTTAGAAATGTTAGAAATTTTATGGGTTCAACTTTAGAaaacaaaacactattttaaccattttataattgaatttattaaatatgagTGTATCTGCATTACTGGATCAAAAAAGAAGAATTTAAGAGAGACACGCTTTTAATATTAAGCATCATGAGCGTTTAAAATGGAAATTTCCTTCTTAGGGGCATTGGTTTGCCCTTCTTACTTCCTCCCCCACAACAAGTattgtgaagtttgatctttgTAGTTTTGTGTAGACAACAACCAAAATTTTCTGATTTCTTTGCAGAAGTGTGGTTAGTTTAATAAATTACAacgaacatgcatacataccatacatatgtatatgggtatAATCAGTTCTTTCGGACGACGCGTGTCTAAACCGAAATGTGTTCATTGCTGAGAGGGTGCCTGTCGTCAATACAGAGTATGGAGAAGAGACAACTCGTATTAAGAAAGAAATCTATGaattttcacacatacatacatatgtatgtatctatttgTGTAAGCGCCCACTATCGCTTAATGTAAGCTATATAAAACGAAATCGCGTTCTATAAAGTATTGAGTAAATGCTCCCATTGGTAGATATTTTAACAACACAATAAAAGAACCGGTCCCCTATTAACTCTTTTATCAGTGTATAACGGTCCAGTTGGGTGTTCTATGCACAAAATGATGTTCTTTCAAAAGAACAACGTGGTACCACTGGGAAATGAGAAAAGAGAGTTTTTGCCAGTGAATCTTTAGTTCTTTTAAAACGGTTTAAAACACTCTGTTATAAGAAAGGCCGAGAATTACATAACTAATTtccaataaatacaataaaaagaaCAAGATTTTAAAAGGGAAGCATATAGAAAAGAGTGTTTAACTAGTGTAGCTGGGGATATCTGTTCCAAATCTAAACAGTAGAAAGCACTTGTTATAACCAGGTGCTGACATTGGAACAGTTTGACCAACCACAGGGTGCAGTGTGCACATCTGCGCCCTCATCTACTTTCTATTGCAAGTTTGGGATTAAACGCTTTATTGTACAATGGGGGagatagtatgtacatatgtacgtatgaaaGGTACGCTGCTGTGCAAATGCGATCCACAACTACATTTCGACAATATTTGAAGGGTGGATTGGACGCTTTTGTTCTTCTCgactttgtttttaatttttccggcAAATATAACATAGTATAgtctaaaaatattgaattgaaaatacCAAGCTCATAgcttcaaattaataaaaatagtgtTTATGGATgtcaaatgtataaaataccataaaatgACTTTTGATCTTTTACATACGGACAATGGATTATGTAaacgcataaaaatatttttaatcacaCTCGATAGCATTATACTTTTGGattatgtaaaaatgtacattaaTAAGAGTAAATGTATTTCTCTATGACGTCAGTTCGTTCATCTGTCCGTGCAACTTGTTTTTATACTTCTACTTTCCCAGTTACTCCGCAGCAAGTCACAACTACCCGAAACTTATATCCATTGAAAGCACTAGCATAGAAACTAACACATACACAGTTTGCAGGCCATTTGCCCTATGCGTAGGACAGTTTTGTGTACTTTTGTCAATTCGGTCTTCACTCATAGAAGCGTAGTAGAAATCTCTGGTAGCGCTCTCTGCCAATTAACATATGAGTTAACCGACAGGCTCTACATACCGTATACCGTTGACATTGCACAATACTAGTTTGCTACTAGAACTTTCGATCGAAAACTATCGGTGCCTAGTGTGGAAAGAGCCTGCCCGCTGTTTACCTTGCGGTTCATACTAGTTGTAAAGATATCAGAACTAGTTGATTTCACAGCGGGTTAGGCACATACGAGTACTTGCATCATTACAAGTAATTTAGTTAACGATCGCAATATttcggaaaatatttacaaatcatGTTTTTACAatcctatacatatatgtacttatatacattctAAAGTATAAGTTAACTAAAATTAATGAAACAACTGCTATTATGTTGACCCATTAAATCAAATTTCGGAGAGATGTTTGTTTGTTATAcatgcata
The sequence above is drawn from the Bactrocera oleae isolate idBacOlea1 chromosome 5, idBacOlea1, whole genome shotgun sequence genome and encodes:
- the LOC106614627 gene encoding uncharacterized protein isoform X1, with amino-acid sequence MSEIARNNARNNASTESLCTVIENFRENINTSSNHNLSSTDSKSSNYENNIAEDVIHRHNIVNLTDNSEPKNTYKNDDDECASLYDNCDISQDESISSISVSVKSSTKLKKSVSFDPQDEKVRKFIEGEPIVDQKNPFKQHYSTWGNSAKKKKIPPPVPAKRSTLSVRKTVTQQLREREREKEKEKERLKNETNNRKSSSGIIASLPSPDDFVTTEEVLKQSKYVKTYVKNPDPYFVYDPSILARLKCEETRDVSDKKPSKKLRLTNQNKDRIKDLKSRPSIETSFSHSKIPFKKCSKPNYPDLSDIKIKVGTDLDGNFFNPAEVSKNAKKFDDRVKKLQISSEDDLDEIDGPLTKSESSDEVTPNSVHVKKINTASEQPKNVNVENMNDKEIFEEAAEGTFTNTIKSKEFHDYLEKKGLTLIPKKIPNGAQSVYTTGRQIFRSDTRISFKSPESVQISVDTTDSVRNSKKPSVFQRLLSNSIFATRRKTTPKDIVPTPKSLNNYKMHFKENIDNPQSSLKRVVLERQSFHGRPHANNNLLSPAETEFLKHQQQHSRKSFASGENLSDALSSALPNDELLHNSTAEEDVDTPFIKPSRRPHSRERLVISQQNKPSQNNTILKPRAHRLYAINNTTNLTTEGLENASNGTLKRSVERQSLIPKRSNQTLNRKQMFSRSSSMDRNEILKKRLLRELQNKSKSDNEASKVSTPFTSKENIGEQFSTMNGPKSTSTPIRNVNNDAEHHSLEHSVSLANKVYVDQQEWARLKAIKDRMDNELYLKMLQEQKIQQDAENIYERLQPQKISVTQPNSLSKPPITLEPNFTRGSPQRNTFSGLTKNRQAKIIDGRALIPSSFPETMQSISNIKESVFESTPRSQSVLDNMTYNSRNGNINRKGHGIDMGTPVVLRRKDNKISEPVSNPEQRRIGGILTRDEILQKVKDFCKKSLNKTSIIQQSQTRAIHNKQTGPSDLSPVSYASVETNQRPASRMYAAPQVPQRMQSLPQQFIPIKTAQMINEINPNTVSPIYAHVVKRSSLLSNNSEIYDSPQKINFIRRDLETPAIYVEHSNLPTPQYVLVEGDKIVPAKQVFSYYPGQNDIYAQPHYVRPYNLQAVPGAYGYISVREPLLNQQLHHRLYNGRSTPLILDQSSQQASQIYWTPHSQRLQQHSGLQPVNISSPCYMLKQLNSPSTTRMELPNSTNIKTIPNTTDLQIQHAATIGSRTPNNRQTQTKPSSKQLEALNNQHSYDWESGSEAGEVRRILENTGNNGESRGSHLIRNLKNKLSRLFS
- the LOC106614627 gene encoding uncharacterized protein isoform X2; the protein is MSEIARNNARNNASTESLCTVIENFRENINTSSNHNLSSTDSKSSNYENNIAEDVIHRHNIVNLTDNSEPKNTYKNDDDECASLYDNCDISQDESISSISVSVKSSTKLKKSVSFDPQDEKVRKFIEGEPIVDQKNPFKQHYSTWGNSAKKKKIPPPVPAKRSTLSVRKTVTQQLREREREKEKEKERLKNETNNRKSSSGIIASLPSPDDFVTTEEVLKQSKYVKTYVKNPDPYFVYDPSILARLKCEETRDVSDKKPSKKLRLTNQNKDRIKDLKSRPSIETSFSHSKIPFKKCSKPNYPDLSDIKIKVGTDLDGNFFNPAEVSKNAKKFDDRVKKLQISSEDDLDEIDGPLTKSESSDEVTPNSVHVKKINTASEQPKNVNVENMNDKEIFEEAAEGTFTNTIKSKEFHDYLEKKGLTLIPKKIPNGAQSVYTTGRQIFRSDTRISFKSPESVQISVDTTDSVRNSKKPSVFQRLLSNSIFATRRKTTPKDIVPTPKSLNNYKMHFKENIDNPQSSLKRVVLERQSFHGRPHANNNLLSPAETEFLKHQQQHSRKSFASGENLSDALSSALPNDELLHNSTAEEDVDTPFIKPSRRPHSRERLVISQQNKPSQNNTILKPRAHRLYAINNTTNLTTEGLENASNGTLKRSVERQSLIPKRSNQTLNRKQMFSRSSSMDRNEILKKRLLRELQNKSKSDNEASKVSTPFTSKENIGEQFSTMNGPKSTSTPIRNVNNDAEHHSLEHSVSLANKVYVDQQEWARLKAIKDRMDNELYLKMLQEQKIQQDAENIYERLQPQKISVTQPNSLSKPPITLEPNFTRGSPQRNTFSGLTKNRQAKIIDGRALIPSSFPETMQSISNIKESVFESTPRSQSVLDNMTYNSRNGNINRKGHGIDMGTPVVLRRKDNKISEPVSNPEQRRIGGILTRDEILQKVKDFCKKSLNKTSIIQQSQTRAIHNKQTGPSDLSPVSYASVETNQRPASRMYAAPQVPQRMQSLPQQFIPIKTAQMINEINPNTVSPIYAHVVKRSSLLSNNSEIYDSPQKINFIRRDLETPAIYVEHSNLPTPQYVLVEGDKIVPAKQVFSYYPGQNDIYAQPHYVRPYNLQAVPGAYGYISVREPLLNQQLHHRLYNGRSTPLILDQSSQQASQIYWTPHSQRLQQHSGLQPVNISSPCYMLKQLNSPSTTRMELPNSTNIKTIPNTTDLQIQHAATIGSRTPNNRQTQTKPSSKQLEALNNQHSYDWESGSEAGEVRRILENTGNND